The genomic region TCACTcgaatccttactcttgcccatttttcctgcttctaacacatcaactgtgaggacaaaatgttgacttgctgcctaatatatcccacccactaacaggtgccatgatgaggagaaaatcagtgttattcacttcacctgtcactgatcataatgttatgcttgatcgttGTATcttcctttaaaaaataaaaccaccaAAGACTTGACTGACCATATTCTTTTATAAAATCCAGAATAATCCATTTTTTGATACATCAATATCAAAGTGCAGAGGAACCTATATTTTGTGTCCTtatcatctacatcatctaaaATGGCCTCTATTGGTGTTAAATGCCCTGGATTGGCATATTGTTAAGGATACAATAAGACTCTTATGTCACATCCTCATTACAAAGTCAGATGTTTCCTGTGAGATTTTTTGTGAAGTGTTGTAATGCTCCAAAGtatttaataactcaaataacttTCGAGTGAGAGACATTTTTAAGATTCTTATTAACATTCCTGTGTGATGAAATCTTTCTCAGTTTCACAGTCACTTACATGTATCTCTTCTCTGCTTGATGCGTTCTGATGagattgtgtatttgttctgcaGTCTCCTCTGACCTGGCCAGGAACAAAATGCCTGTGGTGTTCTTCTCGAGACTGTAACAGACGTGAAGCTCGGATCCTGCTTTCGCACCATCAATAATCTTGGCCAGGACTGGCAGACTCGCTGCAATGCTGTTCCTGATGCCTCCAGTACCTGCCATGGAAATGAACAGCCCTGAATCAGTGAAGAAATTAAACCATGATGCCCTTCTCTGAACATATTGATTATCGCTGAAACATTGACAGCATGACTGAAGAGACCTAGGTTATTTTAGAACCCTTGCTTCAAGCAATGATAAGCTAATTTCCAGGTATGATTTGGTAACCGACTCGACACAAGTTTGATTTCGGCTTTCCATTGGGTGAATAttgtttttagtttaaagaCTGTACAAATTTGTGCAGCTATAAGATTTATAGTCATTTAGAGTTAAGaactttaaaagatttaaatctCTTTAATATGTTTGGTCAcaagttacactatattgccaaaagttttggacaccaccccaaatcattgaattcaggtgttgggtttggcccattagttccagtgaaaggaactcttaatgcttcagcataccaagacatttgtgggaacagtttggggatgacccctttctgttccaacatgactgcacaccagtgcacaaagcaaggtccataaaagcatggatgagtgagtttggtgtgagggaacttgactggcctgcacagagaaagaacccgatagaacacctttgggatgaattagagcggagattgtgagcctttacatgcacatgaatgtaatatggagttggcgcgccctttgcagctataacagctccaactcttctgggaaggctttccacaaggttaaggagtgtgtttatgggaatttctgaccattcctctagaagtgcatttgtgaggtcaggcacggatgttggacgagaaggtcatTCGCTCTTATTCATCCCTCGAGTTGAGGTTaggactttgtgcaggccagtcaagttcctccacaccaaactcactcatccatgtctttatggaccttgctttgtgcactggtgtgcagtcatgttggaacagaaaggagccatccccaaactgttcccacaaagtttggagcatgaaattgtccaaaatgtcttggtatgctgaagcattaagagttcctttcactggaactaaggggacaaACCCAacgcctgaaaaacaacacctgaattcagtgatttggagaggtgtcccaaaacttggAAACTTAGTAGAAACCCTGACGACTGCTAAAAATACATGTAAATTTTTCGATAGACAAAACAATGGTTTGTTTAACGTTAGTAAAATAGTTCCTGTGGGTCTAAACTACTCCCTAAACTGTATTCTGAATTAACCGTCACCTTTTATAACAGTACATCTCCATCAAGTGTACTGAATTATGATCAAAGCACATAAAACCTATATATTTAGTTGTTTGGTATCATTTGGGTGTATGAAAGGGTTAAATGTGGGTCACTCAATGGGTCTGTCATTCAGGTGTCACAGAAAATCTCCAACAATTATTACATCTATAGTGAAATGTAACACTGATGAATTCCTGATCATTTAGGTTACTTACTGTAAACTGGGACTCCATAGGGTTTATTTATAGCGATTAGGTTTTGGTCTTGGTACAGAATACTCTTAGAAAGTGCTTTTGCGAAAACATTTGGATGGACAGACTGGAGCTGCTGAGTGAACTGCTTCAGTTCGGCCACATTACGCTGTACAGGAGACACCGGAACCTTCAGACACAGAGAAGAGGGAGATGAACGGAATTCTTATTCGGTCGAACCGGACGTATGGTTAGAACGATAATGTCCAATTAATTAATCTCACCTTATTTGTTGTATCtgcatctttctctttttcacctTTCCGAAGCTTTTCTGCGATATCCGCAGCCCTTAGCCCTCTTTTTCTCCCAGGATGATCGCCTGCTTCTTTCTCGGGAACTGTACCGTAATGTCTCCCAGGACGCAGTAAACATGGTGGCGCATCATAATCATTTATCCACGTGTTTCCCAAAACACAGCGATTAAAACAGCGACTATTCAAATGTCGATTTATCCACACACTTAATAACTTTACTGTGCTCATCTCACATGTCTGACCCAAAAGCGGGGATTTTAAACATGTATTTACAAAGCAAGAAGACGCACACGACAAGTAGAACAGCAGAGTCTCACAGGGTTTCAAGATAAAAGTCTCTGGAGGAACTTTCTTAACACGTGTTAAGCATGAATACATAGGAACTGTCTGGTTAATGTACATTGGAGTGGCTTGTTCAACAATTCAAGACAGTTTCAACATCTGTATTTGTGATCAATTGCTGCTTCATGTGTGAGAAAGGAATAGGCATCTGAGTTGTCCTGAATAATGAATGGTGCCAGGTCTACAGTAGAGTGAATTATACATGAAGCCAGTAAGAGTAAAGGTACAGTGTACTTGACGTGGCAATAAAGACCCTATTTGCATTTTCCCTGAGCTTGGAGTCCAGAGATCATTTACATATCAGAAAATGTCTGTTACTGGACACAAAACATTCATTGGGTGTCAAGGGTCTTCCCAAAGGCAGCAGACCATACaattttaccccccccccccccaatttgGTCACCTGACCACCAGCTAGCTCTCAACCTATCATACCACATCTACAACACTAAGAAGGGTGCATTACAGGCTAGCCAAccatttgtattattatttattcttctcAAAAAAGCTGTTCACGCTGTGACACCCAGAGGAATGTGCTATCTACCCATATGCATAAGCCCACAAACACCCATGATCGGCTAGTGTCATCATGactgacaggggagagagagtacAGCAAATTTTGCTGTCTGGGCTTCCCAGCCACAGATGGCTGTAGCCTCCACAGGATTAGAAATTCCATTCTCCCGATGATAAAATGAAGACTTTTTGCACCACTCTGGAATAAACATCCATTTTTCCCGCTCAAATAGACATATATCAGGATGTGAAATAATTGCTACACCCTCCTGTTCCCCTCATTGTTGTCTCCCAATGATTGCAAGTCTGTACTGGCATGTACTAATATCTGGATGTCCTATAGCGGTCCCTTTTCATTGACTGATACAGTAGATGATATGAAGCAAAAATGCTATAGTCGATAATTCCATGTAGATAGGTTTCCTGGtatatgtcttttttttgcataattaaTGTGAATTCTTACATTTTGTGGAGTTGATAGACATTAACAGCACCAAACAATGGTACAGATTTGGCACAGTTGAAGTATGTGGTGCTGTTGACCACATATAATTTGATCAAGTGCAAAACCAGATAGGGCCAGACATACGTCCCTGAGGACCCCCGCAAAATAACACGCTGTCCTCAGTTTGGAAGTCACATTGCTAACTATTTAGAACAAATGTCATGGTGTCCAACACTGATTCAGAGCCACAGACATtccttttataaatatattaaggaCACTTCAGATCAGACACTTCAGATCAGATAAGAtgactgaactgaactgttttGTAAGGCTCAGCGGATCAACCACACGCCGAGTGTCGCGtgtcagtgaccacagcctgttGGAATCCGAGCcggggtggtggtggggtaACCAGTTTGCTGTGCACGGATCAAGTCCTCCATGTTTGCCAGTGATAGCGTGTCATTACTGTTCACACTAGAAGCTCCAGATAACTGACCACAGTCGCCAGGTCCAAAGATGCTCCAGAGAAGTATAATTTAGGCCCCAACTGCATATCTACAGTGCGTAATGACAGCATCGGTGTGCCTCACAGCTTAGCAGCAGGTCTTTTGAGGAGAGTTTGTATACAGGTGAAAATCTCCAGTAATGGCCATTGACAGATAAAGGATTCCAGATCCACTGACAGAGGCAATATTAAGGATAcccatcttcctcttcctgcgGATCAGATTTCAAACAGGATTCCCCTCAGGTAAGATAGGCTAGGGGCCTTGGTGTCAGTGCCATTGGAGCAGTGCGCACTGGAGACAAAAGGAGGACTCGGGATACTCAGGAGATATCTGCGCTGAACTGGAGGGCTAAAGAAGCCAGGGACAATGTCTCATCAGACGGGTATCCATGGTAAGACCTTTGCACTTTCTGGTCAGACTTATAGACTTATCATCTACCAAACTTTACAGGCCTTTTTCACTGGAATAAGTTGTGCATCATAGGAGGACTATTTGAATCCAAACCTTCATTCAATCCAAACGTTGCTTCATTTTTTAACGAATAGACGTAACAATTCAATTGAGTCTTCCTCAAGTATGGAATGACCAAATTTCATTCACCAgcacaaaacctttttttttatagctagCCTGAggaattaaatcaaataaaagatcatttaatctaatctaatgaaaTTTCATTGGATTTCTCTTAagcctgtctgcctgtgtgtgaaAGATGACATTCAGGCTTGTGAAAGAAGAGATCCTAAAAAATCAAATCTGTTAGAAAACTACGACGCTTCACCTTATCCTTGTACGTAACCAGGGATATAGATGAGTATTAAGAGAAACCAAATGTAGCAATACGTTTATGTGAATGGTAAGACAGTGTAACTGGAGCTCAAGGGCGGAAGCCCTACACTTCATGCATCTCACCTGAACCTACATCATTTATGAACCCTGGCCAAGTGGTTACCATGGTGATACCATGGCACCCACTGTCTTGACTTAAAGAAACCTTTGTCAGTATTCATTTCCCTCACTGGTCTAGTCGTCTTTCGATAAGGTGACCCTTATAACTGAGCAGAATTCACAAAGAACAAGAGCTATTATTTGCCAAACTTAGATTAATTACAGTCACAGCTACGGTTTCTCAAGCTCACTTCACTGGCTTATCAGAGATGGAGTCATGCATCTGTTCTTTTCTTATTAAACTGTATTAGAGGTCATTTCATTGTTTCAGGACCCAAGGCACGGATTAATGAAATACCCCAGGACTTTTCGACATAATCTTTTATTCATCTCTACTGAATCTATGTacaaataccacacacaggaaTTTTAAGAAGTTTCCCTGGACAGAAAGGAGAACAGAGAGGTCTGTGGGTTTTTTGTGGCATTCTGCCAATAGAAAGGATTTACACAATGATTTTGGAGTCTATACCAGGAACAGAGTGGACATTAGGCAGGAAAACACACATTCTATTTACCATTCTGTTTACCAGTATGTTTTTGGGAGAATCCCAGggaaaacccacacagacagggggagaaaatgtaaaactccaaacacacaaggggagaatatgcaaaatgcctcacagacagtaacccgagctcagggATCCTGTAAGACATCAGCGCTACCTGGTACACCAcctataataaacatttaaaaagaaaataatacagGTTTAGTGCTTCATTACATTTAAGGAAGTATTAAAAACATGCTGCATACATGTTTCAAAAACTGCCCATAGATTTTCATTATcaataaattttgtttaaatggctttagtgtttaaacaaaacagaattatGATAGCTATAGATTAGGCTACAAATGCTGGAGTATTCTGTTCAGCCTTGTGTTTTAATTTCTTCAGTAGTTGTGTATCTACAGTAGGAATCTATGAATGGTTAATTTTCTATTGACATTTCTAGCAACTGCGGATTTGAGGCAGTTCCTGGTCAAAGTGAGGCAAGGAGCCGTCAGAGTCATAAAGATTGTCATAAGGAGTGGTGAGTAAGAGAATTCGAGTTGGAGATGTACATTATTGCtgtaaataatgttaaatgtttaggAACTGTTAAAAATTGATTTAGACATCTTCATCTGAGAAACTGAAGAGGACAGTAGTTTTGTACTTAGGACATGAGGAGCATGGCTGAAGTCTTTAGTGCCTCCATTATATGATAAGGAATTGATCATACCATACTATTTAGAGACTCAGACTGATAAGCTGcctacggtgtgtgtgtgtgtatagagcaATTGGTGTTAGGGTCCTACAGAGAGCCATCTCAGAGCTGGGACCAGGACTACGACCCATGCGTCCTGCCTCTGTTGGACTCGTCAGAGCCATGCTACATCCTGTTCAGGCTGGACACGCAGAACCAGCAGGGCTATGAGTGGCTCTTCCTCTCCTGGTCTCCAGATCagtcacctgtaaacacacacacacacatctgatatgTACTGTATGGCACATTGGTACTCTGATAGCACATTCTGCCTGTGTGCTGTCTCACTGCTGTTGCAGGTGCGATTGAAGATGGTGTATGCTGCCACTCGTGCCACACTGAAAAAGGAGTTTGGTGGAAGTCACATCAAAGACGAACTGTTCGGAACCACACAAgtaggtagacgtgtggaatcTGTTCTTCCTAGGATTCTGTTATACATGTTCTTATAGTGCTTCATTATTGTCATGACATTATGACATTACTATTAACATTACTATTActgttgtcattattattattattatccattgCTATTACTACCAAAAGAATAATAGTTTCATACAGGAGAAATATCTGAtttaaacatccatccatccatccatttacacAGTCTGGGAATATCTATTAATTtattcgtccatccatccatccatccatcaatccatccatccatccatccatccatccatccatttatccatccatctgtccatccttttattcatccatctttTTACACAATGTATATGTATTACattttctatccatccattcatttacacAGTCTGGGAATATCTAATAATTCATTTGTCCATccattgatccatccatccatccatccatccatttacacAGTCTGGGAATATCTGttaatttatccatccatccatccatccatccatccatccatacatctattTACACAGTATTACATATTCATTTttctatccattcatctatctatccattaaTTTATACAATGTAGGAATGTCTattaatttatccatccatccacccatccatccatccattcatccatccatccatccatccatccaaaaatCCATCCAACAATCCATCTGTCCTTTTATTCACCTATCCTTTTACACATCCTTTTTCTGAGTATATGTATTAAATgatctatcaatccatccatttaaCCACTCTGGGAATATCTACtaattcatctatccatcagttgatccatccatccatttacacaatattacatattcatttatccatccattcatccatccattcatttacacaatGTAGGAATATCTattaatttatccatccatccatccaaccatccatccactgAGCCAACAGCCCAAAAGTCATATTTAGTCATAACTAATCTATAAAACTGAACAGAGTGATTATTCTTGTAAGACTGTATCCTACATTATTTTGCgagttttttctttatattcatACTACAGAAATTTTGGCTttgattacaattttttttatttattaatcaatcacagattgacatttttttttaacccatttCTAGTTAGGTTTAATGTTGTGGGACCTCCACGAAACAAAGCTGGTTTCTGTTAACAATTAAGTTCAAACCGCTGTCATCACTCacttaaagttaataagacaaaaagcaGTTTGTT from Hemibagrus wyckioides isolate EC202008001 linkage group LG21, SWU_Hwy_1.0, whole genome shotgun sequence harbors:
- the rpusd4 gene encoding pseudouridylate synthase RPUSD4, mitochondrial, which produces MSTVKLLSVWINRHLNSRCFNRCVLGNTWINDYDAPPCLLRPGRHYGTVPEKEAGDHPGRKRGLRAADIAEKLRKGEKEKDADTTNKVPVSPVQRNVAELKQFTQQLQSVHPNVFAKALSKSILYQDQNLIAINKPYGVPVYSTGGIRNSIAASLPVLAKIIDGAKAGSELHVCYSLEKNTTGILFLARSEETAEQIHNLIRTHQAEKRYMVITVGVPVPSEGVIDIPIIEKEVMGDQHHFKMGLSPLYRPAEEGGGLVRVRAHRQALSAVTRYKVLDSSSGCSLVELQPITGVKHQLRVHTALALSCPILGDHKYAHWNKLAPQKLPEGVLRRLGLEQSKTRHLPLHLHVRQITLPGVRGHGDLTVSCPLPKFFTAALRKLQIELPEKP